One region of Oxalobacteraceae bacterium OTU3CAMAD1 genomic DNA includes:
- a CDS encoding transporter substrate-binding domain-containing protein: MTQYRHCGSFGRTCAALLALALSLPSHAADKPKEVVSLCFEAQDVLPWRTEKGGGLNFELLKMVEQRLDIQFNYLSIPWKRCLAQLKANAVDGAFAVSYKPDRRELGEYPGGENIDVGKRMHVDRYVVLRKKGSKVEWDGKSFRNLDGPIGFQLGYSVGDVLRAQNLEVDEGSQRAVELARKLIAGRVAAAAIGGSDAGGLMRGPLKAELEQLPIPIIEKPYFLILSHAMVAARPQLSERIWRAVEQSRNSAAYKKLERAESASH; the protein is encoded by the coding sequence ATGACCCAGTACCGCCATTGTGGAAGCTTTGGGCGCACCTGCGCCGCTTTGTTGGCACTGGCGTTGTCATTGCCGTCGCACGCGGCCGACAAGCCGAAGGAAGTCGTCTCCCTGTGCTTCGAGGCGCAGGACGTGCTGCCGTGGCGTACCGAGAAGGGCGGCGGCCTCAATTTCGAGCTGCTCAAGATGGTCGAGCAGCGGCTCGACATCCAGTTCAATTACCTGAGCATCCCGTGGAAGCGTTGCCTGGCGCAGTTGAAGGCCAACGCGGTCGACGGCGCCTTCGCCGTCAGCTACAAGCCTGACCGGCGCGAATTGGGCGAGTACCCCGGCGGAGAGAATATCGACGTCGGCAAGCGCATGCACGTCGACCGCTACGTGGTCTTGCGCAAAAAAGGCAGCAAGGTCGAATGGGACGGCAAGAGCTTCCGCAACCTGGATGGCCCGATCGGCTTCCAGCTGGGGTATTCGGTCGGCGACGTGCTGCGGGCGCAGAACCTGGAAGTGGACGAGGGCAGCCAGCGCGCCGTCGAACTGGCCCGCAAGCTGATCGCGGGCCGCGTGGCGGCGGCCGCCATCGGCGGCAGCGACGCCGGTGGCCTGATGCGCGGCCCGCTCAAGGCGGAACTCGAGCAGTTGCCGATTCCGATCATCGAAAAACCTTATTTCCTGATCTTGTCGCACGCGATGGTGGCTGCGCGGCCGCAATTGTCCGAGCGGATCTGGCGCGCCGTCGAACAGTCGCGCAACAGCGCGGCGTACAAAAAGCTGGAACGGGCGGAAAGTGCCAGTCATTGA
- a CDS encoding Ppx/GppA family phosphatase, which produces MYAAVDLGSNSFRLHVGKHDGDAIRVLKSVREPIRLAAGLDDKGNLTPAAMQTALACLKNFRAVLDGYKLDGVRVVATSAMRVARNAAAFLPQAELAIGHPIEIISGEEEGRLIYMGVANALATPGERRLVIDIGGGSTELILGRGQEIEKVESFSVGTVKQSLAFFVGGRVDAPSFEAAILSARSHFEDAAPPYRPQFWKQCYGSSGTARTIADIIVKNGIGREVNAASLSALKQRFIEFGHVSKIEMAGLRPDRASTIIGGLAILIGLVRELDIPVVQPIEAGLRMGVMWDLHLRSTKRDRREQSVQACLQKFHVDERRANRVADDALALYLQTKPATEEYTRHLYWSALLHEVGLVVSQTGYHKHAAYMVENADLPGFTTREQKVMSRLILAHKGNLRKVVEVLAEPDFAKAVVALRLAVLFMHSRIDIDFSLIKLRVKNRIELEIRREWVAEHPTLSYWLEKEQENWDEVGVDFAIRTSG; this is translated from the coding sequence ATGTACGCAGCAGTAGATTTGGGTTCCAACAGTTTCCGCCTCCACGTCGGCAAGCATGACGGCGATGCGATCCGCGTGCTGAAAAGCGTGCGCGAACCGATACGCCTGGCCGCCGGGCTGGACGACAAGGGCAACCTGACGCCGGCGGCGATGCAGACCGCGCTGGCCTGCCTGAAGAATTTCCGCGCCGTGCTGGACGGCTACAAGCTCGATGGCGTGCGCGTGGTCGCCACCTCGGCGATGCGGGTGGCGCGCAACGCCGCCGCTTTCCTGCCGCAGGCCGAACTGGCCATCGGCCATCCGATCGAGATCATCTCCGGCGAGGAGGAGGGGCGCCTGATCTACATGGGGGTGGCCAACGCGCTGGCCACCCCCGGCGAGCGCCGGCTGGTGATCGATATCGGCGGCGGCTCGACCGAGTTGATACTGGGGCGCGGCCAGGAGATCGAAAAGGTCGAATCGTTCAGCGTCGGCACGGTCAAGCAAAGCTTGGCGTTCTTCGTCGGCGGCCGGGTCGACGCGCCGTCGTTCGAGGCGGCCATCCTGTCGGCGCGCAGCCATTTCGAGGACGCGGCGCCGCCTTACCGGCCGCAGTTCTGGAAGCAGTGCTACGGCTCGTCGGGCACCGCCCGCACCATCGCCGACATCATCGTCAAGAACGGCATCGGGCGCGAAGTCAACGCCGCCAGCTTGAGCGCCCTGAAACAGCGCTTCATTGAATTCGGCCATGTCAGCAAGATCGAGATGGCCGGCCTGCGTCCGGACCGCGCCAGCACCATCATCGGCGGCCTGGCCATCCTCATCGGCCTGGTGCGCGAGCTCGATATCCCGGTGGTGCAGCCGATCGAGGCGGGCCTGCGCATGGGCGTGATGTGGGATTTGCACCTGCGCTCGACCAAGCGCGATCGGCGCGAGCAGTCGGTGCAGGCCTGCCTGCAGAAGTTCCACGTCGACGAGCGCCGCGCCAACCGCGTCGCCGACGACGCGCTGGCGCTGTACCTGCAGACCAAGCCGGCCACCGAGGAGTACACGCGCCATCTGTACTGGAGCGCGCTGCTGCACGAGGTGGGCCTGGTGGTGTCGCAGACCGGCTACCACAAGCACGCCGCCTACATGGTCGAAAACGCCGACCTGCCGGGTTTTACCACCCGCGAGCAAAAGGTCATGAGCCGCCTGATCCTGGCCCACAAGGGCAATTTGCGTAAGGTGGTCGAGGTGCTGGCCGAGCCGGATTTCGCCAAGGCGGTGGTGGCGTTGCGGCTGGCGGTGCTGTTCATGCACTCGCGCATCGACATCGATTTCAGCCTGATTAAGCTGCGCGTGAAGAACCGCATCGAGCTTGAGATCCGCCGCGAATGGGTGGCCGAGCATCCCACGCTGTCGTACTGGCTGGAGAAGGAACAGGAGAACTGGGACGAAGTTGGCGTGGATTTCGCCATCCGCACCAGCGGCTAA
- a CDS encoding GGDEF domain-containing protein: protein MDIKTLVLALALGNLSLCAALFFFEQQQSTSGAAAGSARTATWSRAKLFQAVAWTLLYLRGTLPDFLTIPFANALLFTGFALDASALWEQAGRRVWRRYLVPVLAAAITIFVSAWLLDKPAPERIAITSVVMGFFFVAGAAALGRGWSAGTMLRRYLVVAMLVLALAVVARGLLSLALPEGWGWVSPALIQGVGIAALYLMMLSNAFGYLLLAHERLDGELARLEVLDPLTDVPNRRGFYQALTPWMALARRPGLPTALIILNLDHFKRINDDYGHAVGDMVLVAMVDVCKKQLRDSDLMGRLGGGEFAIQLPRTTQDDAMMVAERIRNAIALLPVKAEKAVINMTASLGVTTIRADDSAVSLFKRADEALREAKASGRNRVAEAQSPAGALEA, encoded by the coding sequence ATGGATATAAAAACCCTGGTACTGGCGCTGGCGCTGGGCAATCTGAGCCTGTGCGCGGCGCTGTTCTTTTTTGAGCAGCAGCAGAGCACCAGCGGCGCCGCTGCCGGCTCCGCGCGCACCGCCACCTGGTCCCGGGCGAAGCTGTTCCAGGCCGTGGCCTGGACCCTGCTGTACCTGCGCGGCACTTTGCCCGATTTCCTGACGATCCCCTTCGCCAACGCCTTGCTGTTCACCGGCTTCGCGCTGGACGCCTCGGCGTTGTGGGAGCAGGCCGGCCGGCGCGTGTGGCGCCGCTATCTGGTGCCGGTGCTGGCGGCGGCGATCACGATTTTCGTCAGCGCCTGGCTGCTCGACAAGCCGGCGCCCGAGCGCATCGCCATCACCTCGGTCGTCATGGGCTTCTTCTTCGTCGCCGGCGCGGCCGCGCTGGGACGCGGCTGGTCGGCCGGCACCATGCTGCGCCGCTATCTGGTGGTGGCCATGCTGGTGCTGGCGCTGGCCGTGGTGGCGCGCGGCCTGCTGTCGCTGGCGCTGCCCGAAGGCTGGGGCTGGGTGAGTCCGGCGCTGATCCAGGGCGTCGGCATCGCCGCCCTGTATTTGATGATGTTGAGCAACGCTTTCGGCTACCTGCTGCTGGCGCACGAGCGCCTCGACGGCGAATTGGCGCGGCTGGAGGTGCTCGATCCGCTGACCGACGTGCCGAACCGGCGCGGCTTCTACCAGGCGCTGACGCCGTGGATGGCGCTGGCGCGCCGCCCGGGCCTGCCGACGGCGTTGATCATCCTCAACCTGGACCATTTCAAGCGCATCAACGACGATTACGGCCACGCCGTGGGCGACATGGTGCTGGTGGCGATGGTCGATGTCTGCAAAAAACAGCTGCGCGACAGCGATTTGATGGGCCGCCTGGGCGGCGGCGAGTTCGCCATCCAGCTGCCGCGCACTACCCAGGACGACGCCATGATGGTAGCCGAGCGTATCCGCAACGCCATCGCACTGCTGCCGGTGAAGGCGGAAAAAGCCGTCATCAACATGACGGCCAGTCTGGGCGTGACCACCATACGGGCCGACGACAGCGCTGTGAGCCTGTTCAAGCGCGCCGACGAGGCGCTGCGCGAGGCCAAGGCGTCCGGCCGCAACCGGGTGGCCGAGGCGCAGTCGCCCGCCGGCGCGCTGGAGGCGTAG
- a CDS encoding fused MFS/spermidine synthase, which translates to MIQSEMRLSRPDDLVLSYARAMMCFVLFHPRPEHIVMVGLGGGSLAKFCYRYLPHSRITVLELRADVIALREQFAIPRDNARFRVVEADAALYMRQLRGAVDVLLVDGFDAVGLPPELGSAAFYADCRRALRPGGVLVANIFSYDPHYGAMLRRLRHAFQGRICWFRGIAGNNRILFAVKGGAPSPALAMQQKVARSHGLALPVLNRLLAHWTVLKLRWSARRGK; encoded by the coding sequence ATGATTCAAAGCGAAATGCGGCTCTCGCGCCCGGACGACCTGGTCCTGAGCTATGCGCGCGCGATGATGTGTTTTGTGTTGTTTCATCCACGGCCGGAGCACATCGTCATGGTCGGGCTCGGTGGCGGCTCGCTGGCCAAATTCTGCTACCGCTACCTGCCGCACAGCCGCATCACCGTGCTGGAGTTGCGCGCCGACGTCATCGCCCTGCGCGAGCAATTCGCCATCCCGCGCGACAATGCGCGCTTTCGCGTGGTCGAGGCGGATGCCGCGTTGTACATGCGGCAGTTGCGCGGCGCCGTCGATGTGCTGCTGGTGGACGGCTTCGACGCCGTTGGCCTGCCGCCGGAACTTGGCAGCGCGGCGTTTTACGCCGATTGCCGCCGCGCGCTGCGGCCCGGCGGCGTGCTGGTGGCGAATATATTCAGCTACGACCCGCACTATGGCGCGATGTTGCGGCGGCTGCGGCACGCTTTCCAGGGGCGGATTTGCTGGTTTCGCGGGATCGCGGGGAATAACCGGATTCTATTCGCGGTCAAGGGCGGCGCGCCGTCGCCGGCGCTGGCGATGCAGCAGAAGGTGGCGCGCAGCCATGGGCTGGCCTTGCCGGTGTTGAACCGGCTGCTGGCGCATTGGACGGTGCTTAAACTGCGCTGGAGCGCTCGCCGGGGCAAATAA
- a CDS encoding LacI family DNA-binding transcriptional regulator: MDNKKTTKPVVKKAKPATKGAVKADGKNAAKGAAAKVAAKNADKNDLRVLHTPTADLSVSGATLIDVAKVAGVSPITVSRALNQPHLVRPNTVAKVQEAVQQTGYVKNMMAGALASNRSKLISLVLPTIATPIFADMVEAASDRLTQAGYQVLLGLSRYEAWREEVLVETILSRRPDGVMLTGTLHTDITRRRLQLARIPVVEAWDMSPSPIDMVVGFSHEGVGHALARHLVERGYRRIAVLSADDPRAERRNQGLQAELARMGIAVAAVQTMPPPTTMQAGREGLTRLLALAPDIDAVYCSSDTLAHGLMIEAMSRGLKVPEQLAVIGFGDLNFAAHTHPPLSTVRVDGRNIGLVAAQAILDRIDGVTGDQSTASRVFDTGFELIQRGST; the protein is encoded by the coding sequence ATGGATAACAAAAAAACCACCAAGCCTGTTGTGAAGAAGGCAAAGCCCGCCACTAAAGGCGCCGTGAAAGCCGATGGCAAAAACGCCGCCAAAGGCGCGGCTGCCAAGGTGGCCGCCAAAAATGCCGACAAGAACGATCTGCGGGTGTTGCACACGCCTACCGCCGACCTGAGCGTCAGCGGTGCGACCTTGATCGATGTCGCCAAGGTGGCCGGTGTATCGCCGATCACGGTGTCCCGCGCGCTGAACCAGCCGCATCTGGTGCGCCCGAACACGGTGGCCAAGGTGCAGGAGGCGGTGCAGCAGACCGGTTACGTGAAGAACATGATGGCCGGCGCGCTGGCGTCGAACCGCAGCAAGCTCATTTCGCTGGTGCTGCCGACCATCGCCACGCCGATCTTCGCCGACATGGTGGAGGCGGCCAGCGACCGGCTGACGCAGGCGGGCTACCAAGTGCTGCTGGGCTTGTCCCGCTACGAGGCCTGGCGTGAAGAGGTGCTGGTCGAGACCATTTTGAGCCGGCGTCCGGACGGCGTCATGCTGACCGGTACGCTGCACACCGATATCACCCGGCGCCGCCTGCAACTGGCCCGGATACCGGTGGTCGAGGCGTGGGACATGTCGCCGTCGCCGATCGACATGGTGGTTGGTTTCTCGCACGAAGGCGTCGGCCACGCGCTGGCGCGGCATCTGGTCGAGCGCGGCTACCGGCGCATCGCCGTGCTGTCGGCGGACGATCCGCGCGCCGAGCGGCGCAACCAGGGTTTGCAGGCCGAGCTGGCCAGAATGGGGATCGCCGTGGCGGCGGTGCAGACGATGCCGCCGCCGACCACCATGCAGGCCGGGCGCGAGGGGTTGACGCGGCTACTGGCGCTGGCGCCGGATATCGACGCGGTCTATTGCAGTTCGGACACCTTGGCGCATGGGTTGATGATCGAGGCGATGAGCCGTGGTTTGAAGGTGCCGGAGCAACTGGCGGTGATCGGTTTCGGCGATTTGAATTTTGCGGCGCATACGCATCCGCCGTTATCGACGGTGCGGGTGGACGGGCGCAATATCGGGCTGGTGGCGGCGCAGGCGATCCTTGACCGCATCGATGGCGTCACCGGGGACCAGTCGACGGCGTCGCGCGTGTTCGATACGGGGTTCGAGTTGATTCAGCGCGGTAGCACGTAA
- the gudD gene encoding glucarate dehydratase gives MPQQPTPTTHDTPRVVAMRVIPVAGRDSMLLNLSGAHGPYFTRNLVILTDSAGRTGVGEVPGGEAIRQTLEDARELVVGRALGDYNAVLNHARRAFADRDAGGRGLQTFDLRVAIHAITALEAALLDLLGQFLNVPVAALLGDGQQRDAVEMLGYLFYIGDRKATDLPYADTPADAAEGDDSWLRLRNEAALTPEAVVRLAEAAYQRYGFNDFKLKGGVFRGEEEIEAVTALAERFPNARVTLDPNGGWLLKDAIRLCRDQHDVLAYAEDPCGAENGYSGREVMAEFRRATGLLTATNMIATDWRELGHAIQLQSVDIPLADPHFWTMQGSVRVAQMCHEWGLTWGSHSNNHFDVSLAMFTHVAAAAPGKITAIDTHWIWQDGQHLTRDPLKIEGGMVEVPAKPGLGIELDMEAVEAAHQLYLGMGLGARDDGVAMQYLIPGWKFNNKMPCMLR, from the coding sequence ATGCCACAACAACCTACACCCACCACCCACGACACGCCGCGCGTGGTCGCCATGCGCGTCATCCCGGTCGCCGGCCGGGACAGCATGCTGCTGAACCTCAGCGGCGCCCACGGCCCCTACTTCACCCGCAACCTGGTGATCCTGACCGACAGCGCCGGCCGCACCGGCGTCGGCGAGGTGCCCGGTGGCGAGGCGATCCGCCAGACCCTGGAGGACGCGCGCGAGCTGGTGGTCGGCCGCGCGCTGGGCGACTACAACGCCGTGCTCAATCACGCGCGCCGGGCCTTCGCCGACCGCGACGCCGGCGGCCGTGGCCTGCAGACCTTCGACCTGCGCGTGGCGATCCACGCCATCACCGCGCTGGAGGCGGCGCTGCTTGATTTGCTGGGCCAGTTCCTCAACGTCCCGGTCGCCGCCCTGCTCGGCGACGGCCAGCAGCGCGACGCCGTCGAGATGCTGGGCTACCTGTTCTATATCGGCGACCGCAAGGCCACCGACTTGCCCTACGCCGACACGCCGGCCGACGCCGCCGAGGGTGACGACTCGTGGCTACGCCTGCGCAACGAAGCGGCGCTGACGCCGGAGGCGGTGGTCCGCCTGGCGGAGGCGGCGTACCAGCGCTACGGCTTCAACGACTTTAAATTAAAAGGCGGCGTGTTCAGGGGCGAGGAGGAAATCGAAGCGGTCACCGCGCTGGCCGAACGCTTCCCGAACGCACGCGTCACGCTGGACCCCAACGGCGGCTGGCTGCTGAAAGACGCGATCCGCCTGTGCCGCGACCAGCACGACGTGCTGGCCTACGCGGAAGATCCGTGCGGCGCCGAGAACGGCTACTCCGGCCGCGAAGTGATGGCCGAGTTCCGCCGCGCCACCGGCCTGCTGACCGCCACCAACATGATCGCCACCGATTGGCGCGAGCTGGGCCACGCGATCCAGCTGCAATCGGTAGACATCCCGCTGGCCGACCCGCATTTCTGGACCATGCAGGGATCGGTGCGAGTGGCGCAGATGTGCCACGAATGGGGCCTGACGTGGGGTTCCCACTCGAACAACCACTTCGACGTGTCGCTGGCGATGTTCACGCACGTGGCCGCCGCCGCGCCGGGCAAGATCACCGCCATCGACACCCACTGGATCTGGCAGGACGGCCAGCACCTGACGCGCGATCCGTTGAAGATCGAGGGCGGCATGGTCGAGGTGCCGGCCAAGCCGGGTCTTGGTATCGAGCTGGATATGGAGGCCGTCGAAGCCGCGCACCAGCTCTACCTCGGAATGGGCCTGGGCGCGCGCGACGACGGCGTAGCGATGCAGTACCTGATCCCGGGCTGGAAGTTCAACAACAAGATGCCTTGCATGCTGCGTTGA
- a CDS encoding glycosyl hydrolase 115 family protein, with amino-acid sequence MAASAAHALGTARFVQLDGSDGVVVAAKGRAAPLLVSTGDFPGVLRAARDVQRDIGKVSGATPAWRTDTVSAAEDIIIAGTLGRHPVIDRLAKEGKIDAAKLAGQWEGFLIQAVVDPMPGVKRALVIAGSDKRGTIYGLYTLSEQIGVSPWHWWADVPTPRHRSLTIPLATRVAEKPVVQYRGIFLNDEAPALTNWAKERFGGFNRQFYEKLFELMLRMRANYLWPAMWYSSFYDDDKGNGELADTMGIVMGTSHHEPMMRAQQEWHRYGKGPWDYQKNGDTLREFWAGGLRNTRHYESVITMAMRGDGDEPMAESANVGLLERIVADQRDLIRKEWQREPDTVPQLWALYKEVQDYYEKGMRVPDDMLLLWCDDAVSLQQRLNISVALRDSLFGQRLRVKMNSAGIVQLLRHSG; translated from the coding sequence ATGGCTGCAAGCGCAGCCCATGCGCTCGGCACCGCCCGCTTTGTGCAACTGGATGGCAGTGACGGCGTTGTCGTTGCGGCCAAGGGACGCGCGGCGCCACTGCTGGTGTCGACCGGCGATTTCCCCGGCGTGCTGCGGGCGGCGCGCGATGTGCAGCGTGACATCGGCAAGGTCAGCGGCGCCACCCCGGCGTGGCGCACGGATACCGTGAGCGCGGCGGAAGACATCATCATCGCGGGTACCTTGGGCCGCCACCCCGTGATCGACCGTCTGGCGAAGGAAGGAAAAATCGATGCGGCGAAACTTGCCGGGCAGTGGGAAGGTTTTCTGATCCAGGCTGTCGTCGATCCAATGCCGGGCGTGAAGCGCGCACTGGTCATCGCAGGCAGCGACAAACGCGGCACGATCTATGGCCTGTATACGCTGTCCGAACAGATCGGCGTGTCGCCGTGGCACTGGTGGGCCGATGTGCCGACACCCCGCCACCGTTCGCTCACCATTCCGCTCGCCACGCGCGTTGCGGAAAAGCCCGTCGTGCAATACCGTGGCATTTTCCTGAACGACGAAGCGCCGGCGCTCACCAACTGGGCAAAGGAACGCTTCGGAGGCTTCAACCGGCAGTTTTACGAGAAACTGTTTGAACTGATGCTACGCATGCGGGCAAATTACCTGTGGCCCGCGATGTGGTATTCGTCGTTCTATGACGACGACAAGGGCAATGGCGAGCTGGCCGACACGATGGGCATTGTCATGGGTACATCGCACCATGAGCCGATGATGCGCGCCCAGCAGGAATGGCACCGTTATGGCAAAGGCCCCTGGGACTATCAGAAAAATGGCGACACGCTGCGCGAATTCTGGGCCGGCGGCTTGCGCAATACACGGCACTACGAAAGCGTCATCACGATGGCCATGCGTGGCGACGGCGATGAACCGATGGCCGAGAGCGCCAACGTAGGGCTGCTCGAACGCATCGTCGCTGACCAGCGCGACCTGATCCGGAAAGAGTGGCAACGCGAGCCCGATACCGTTCCCCAGTTGTGGGCGCTGTACAAGGAAGTGCAAGACTACTATGAAAAAGGCATGCGCGTGCCGGACGACATGCTGCTGCTCTGGTGCGACGACGCTGTAAGTCTTCAACAAAGGTTGAATATTAGCGTAGCCTTGCGCGATTCCCTGTTCGGCCAACGCCTCCGCGTCAAGATGAACAGCGCTGGTATAGTCCAGCTCTTGCGACATAGCGGGTAG
- a CDS encoding DUF5076 domain-containing protein, protein MLRVWVAEKQLHCSLKIGMYRDGMGIDEELAWGTILADAARHISRALHPDDAKAEDTALKKIIRSLHEEFAAPTSDAKGGFV, encoded by the coding sequence ATGCTGCGTGTTTGGGTGGCTGAGAAGCAGTTGCACTGCTCACTAAAGATTGGCATGTATAGAGATGGTATGGGCATTGATGAGGAATTGGCCTGGGGCACAATACTCGCAGATGCAGCCAGGCATATATCGAGAGCTCTGCATCCTGACGATGCAAAAGCGGAGGACACTGCGCTGAAGAAAATTATCCGTAGTTTGCACGAGGAATTTGCCGCTCCAACATCAGACGCTAAAGGCGGATTTGTATAA
- a CDS encoding PLP-dependent aminotransferase family protein, whose amino-acid sequence MSQVKTIQDEHVPLWLPRLAGNKGPRFLQIADALQAAVVDGSLKPGERLPPQRQLAAQLDVDLTTITRAYDEARRRNLLEGRGARGTYVAVPKVELTSILDLSMNTPPPPDGVDFDDLMKQGLSQVLISADSALLMTYHLGGGSDSDRKAGAKWLEPMFGQLDAREVVVCPGAQAAIAALTLALTEPGDVILAEPTTYPGLRAAATQFGRHIIAVGADQHGMVPGMLEEACRQHKPGLVYLNPTLQNPTAVTMPERRRKELASIAKRCNVRIVEDDPYWLLADAPPAPIAVLAPEQVIYISTLSKCLTPGLRVAFVLIRDPHERERFLAALRSFALMAAPLTAALATQWILDGSADRLMEGIRKEARLRHRMARDILAGRYSGAGDGLHVWLELPAYWNPSQLARAAEREGIAVTPAEAFATGGGSVNAIRISLGSIPDRERLQAGLQRLSHLLARRPDSFSAAVV is encoded by the coding sequence ATGTCCCAGGTAAAAACCATACAAGATGAACATGTGCCGCTCTGGTTGCCGCGATTGGCCGGGAACAAAGGGCCAAGGTTTTTGCAGATTGCGGATGCGTTGCAAGCGGCGGTGGTGGATGGATCGCTGAAACCGGGTGAGCGGCTACCTCCGCAGCGCCAGTTGGCGGCACAGCTGGACGTCGACCTGACGACCATCACGCGCGCCTACGACGAAGCCAGACGCCGCAACTTGCTGGAGGGCCGTGGCGCCCGAGGCACTTATGTCGCCGTGCCGAAAGTCGAATTGACCTCGATCCTCGACCTGAGCATGAATACCCCACCGCCGCCGGATGGCGTGGACTTCGACGATCTGATGAAACAAGGTTTGTCTCAAGTGCTGATCAGCGCAGATAGTGCATTGCTGATGACTTACCACCTGGGCGGGGGAAGCGACTCCGACCGCAAGGCTGGCGCCAAATGGCTCGAACCGATGTTTGGACAGCTGGATGCTCGAGAGGTTGTTGTCTGTCCGGGCGCGCAGGCGGCGATCGCCGCATTGACCCTTGCGCTGACGGAGCCCGGCGATGTCATCCTGGCAGAGCCAACGACTTATCCCGGCTTGCGTGCGGCCGCGACCCAATTCGGCCGGCACATCATCGCCGTGGGCGCGGACCAGCACGGGATGGTGCCCGGGATGCTTGAGGAAGCGTGCCGCCAGCACAAGCCCGGGCTGGTCTATCTCAATCCGACGTTGCAGAACCCGACCGCCGTCACCATGCCGGAACGCCGGCGCAAGGAGCTCGCCAGCATCGCGAAGCGCTGCAATGTACGCATCGTCGAGGACGATCCCTACTGGCTCCTTGCCGATGCCCCGCCAGCACCTATTGCTGTGTTAGCCCCGGAACAGGTGATCTACATCTCAACCCTGTCGAAATGCCTGACACCCGGCTTGCGTGTCGCCTTCGTGCTCATACGTGACCCGCACGAACGAGAACGTTTCCTGGCCGCGCTAAGGTCGTTTGCGCTGATGGCCGCTCCTCTGACGGCCGCACTGGCCACCCAGTGGATACTCGACGGTTCGGCTGATCGATTGATGGAAGGCATACGCAAGGAGGCGCGACTGCGCCACCGGATGGCGCGGGATATTCTGGCGGGGCGGTACAGCGGCGCCGGGGACGGCCTGCATGTATGGCTCGAACTGCCGGCGTATTGGAATCCCTCACAACTGGCGCGCGCAGCCGAGCGCGAAGGCATCGCAGTCACGCCGGCGGAGGCATTCGCAACAGGCGGCGGCTCCGTGAATGCCATTCGGATCTCTTTGGGTAGCATCCCGGACCGTGAACGCTTACAGGCGGGTCTTCAACGGCTATCTCATCTGCTTGCGCGGCGCCCCGATTCGTTCAGCGCCGCTGTGGTTTAA
- a CDS encoding acyl-CoA thioesterase, translated as MEKPMTWSAHELSMTVLMTPDMANFSGNVHGGTILKYLDSVAYACASRYSGSYVVTLSVDQVMFLQPIHVGELVTFLASINYTGRTSMEVGIRVVTENIQQRLVRHANSCYFTMVAVDAGRKPVEVPTLVPESEEQKQRWEQALLRKQSRQMVHDGARKG; from the coding sequence ATGGAAAAACCAATGACGTGGTCGGCCCACGAACTGAGCATGACCGTGCTGATGACCCCGGACATGGCCAACTTCTCCGGCAACGTGCACGGCGGCACCATCCTCAAGTACCTGGACAGCGTCGCCTACGCCTGCGCCAGCCGCTACTCGGGCAGCTACGTGGTGACCTTGTCGGTCGACCAGGTAATGTTCCTGCAACCGATCCACGTGGGCGAGCTGGTGACGTTCCTGGCCTCGATCAACTACACCGGCCGCACCTCGATGGAAGTCGGCATCCGCGTGGTGACGGAAAACATCCAGCAGCGCCTGGTGCGCCACGCCAACAGCTGCTACTTCACGATGGTGGCGGTCGACGCCGGCCGCAAGCCGGTCGAAGTGCCGACCCTGGTGCCCGAATCCGAAGAACAAAAGCAGCGCTGGGAACAGGCGCTGCTACGCAAACAATCGCGCCAGATGGTGCACGACGGCGCGCGCAAGGGGTGA